The following is a genomic window from Flavobacteriales bacterium.
TGGAGACCCACTTCCACGCGGATTTCGTGAGCGGTCACCTCGACCTGTCGAAACGGACGGGCGCGCCCATCGTGTACGGTCCCAACGCCAGGCCCGCATTCGACGCGCACATCGCCACGGACGGTGAGGAGCTGAAGCTCGGCAAGGTGACGATCAAGGTGCTGCACACACCCGGCCACACCATGGAGAGCACGTGCTACCTGCTCATCGACGAGAACGGCAAGCCGCACAGCATATACACCGGCGACACCCTCTTCATCGGCGACGTAGGCCGCCCGGACCTGGCGCAGAAGGCCGGGTCCATCACGCAAGAGGACCTCGCGGGCTACCTCTACGACAGCTTGCACAACAAGATCATGCCGCTGCCCGATGACGTGATCGTGTATCCTGCCCACGGGGCCGGCAGCGCGTGCGGCAAGAACATGAGCAAGGAGACCTTCGATACACTGGGCAACCAGAAGACGAACAACTATGCGCTGAAGGCCGCCACCAAGGAGCAGTTCATCAAGGAGGTGACGGAGGGTCTGCTCCCTCCCCCCGCCTACTTCCCGCAGAACGTGGCCATGAACAAGGGCGTGATCGAAAGCGTGGACACGGTGAAAGAGAAAGGCCTGCGCGCGCTCACGCCGGACCAGTTCGAATTGGTGGATGAGACCGAAGACGCATTGGTGTTGGATACGCGCGGCGCGGAAGACTTCAAGGACGGCTTCATCCCGCGCAGCATCAACATCGGTATCAAAGGCGACTTCGCACCCTGGGTGGGCAGCATGATCCCCGACGTGAAGCATCCGCTGCTGCTGGTGACCGATGAAGGCATGGAGGATGAGGTGGTGACGCGCCTGGCCCGCGTGGGATACGACAACGTGAGGGGCTACCTGAAGGGCGGCATCGCCGCGTGGAGATCGCTCGGCAAGGAGTTGGATGCCATCGATCGCATCGATGCGGAGGATTTCGCCAAGCGCTTCAAGGCAGGCAAGATCCGCGTGATCGACGTGCGCAAGGACGGGGAGTACACCGCCGAGCACGTGGACGGTGCCTGGCACGCCTCCCTGCAGTTCATCAATCAGAACCTGGCCGCCTTCAGCAAGGAGGAAACGAACTACGTGCACTGCGCCGGCGGCTACCGCAGCATGATCGCCGCGAGCCTGCTGAAGTCGCGCGGCTACCACAACATCGTGGAGGTGCGCGGTGGCTTCAATGCCATCAAGAAGACCGACGTGAAGGTGACCGACCACGTGTGCCCGAGCACCCTGCTGAAGTGACCTCTACCGAAAGCGAATGGTGAATGGTCAATGGTGAATGGGCTGCCATCAAGGCATTCCCATTCGCCATTCGCCAATGACCATTCACCAATACATGAAAACCATGCTCGAAAGCCTCAAACACCCCTGGCCCTGGTACGTCGCCGGCATACTGATCGGCCTCACGGTGCCATACCTGCTCCTGGTGGGCAACAAGACCTTCGGCATCAGCAGTTCACTGCGGCATCTGTGCGCCGCCTGCATACCCGGCGACGTGAAGTTCTTCAAATACGACTGGAAGAAGGAGGCGTGGAACCTCTTCTTCGTCGGCGGCATCGCGCTCGGCGCGTTCATCGGCGCCACGCTGCTCGCCGATCCGGCGCCGGTTCAGCTGGCCGCGCCCACCGCGGAATACCTGGCCTCGAAGGGCATCACGGACACATCGCGCCTGATGCCTCCGGAGATCTTCTCCTGGTCCGGCCTTTTCAGCCTGCGCGGCCTGGTCTTCTTCGTGATCGGCGGCTTCATGGTGGGCTTCGGTACGCGCTACGCGGGCGGCTGCACCAGCGGCCACGCCATCATGGGGCTCAGCAGCCTGCAATGGCCCAGCCTGGTGGCCACCATCATGTTCATGGTCGGCGGCATCGCCATGACCTGGTCCATCCTCCCCCACCTGCTCACCCTCTGACCCCGTGGCACAGAACATCCAACGCTCACCGGCGGAACTGAAGGACCTTCAGAACCGCGAGCTCGACGCGATCTGCGTGAACGAGAGCGTGCTGAAGCACCCGTGGTGGTACAACCTGAAGTACAGCGCCTGGGGCATCCTGTTCGGCATCGTGTTCGTGAAGGCGGAGATCATCAGTTGGTTCCGCATCCAGGAGATGTTCCGTTTCGAGAGCTTCCACATGTACGGGGTGATCGGCACCGCCGTGATGGTGGGGCTGATCAGCCTGTTGATCATCAAGCGCACCAAGGCCCGCACCATCTATGGAGAGGAGATCCACATCCCGAACAAGGAGTTCAGCAAGGGCCAGATCCACGGTGGTCTCATCTTCGGAATGGGTTGGGCCATCACGGGCGCCTGCCCGGGTCCGCTCTTCGCCCAGGTCGGCGCAGGTTTCGGCGTGGTGATCGTCACCTTCCTGAGCGCCGTGGCCGGGACCTATGTGTACGGAGCGGTCCGCGACAAGCTCCCCCACTGAACCTGCGCGATGACCGCGCCGCTGATCGTCCTGTTCGCCGCCCTGGTGGTGTGGGTGTACCTCGCCGTGGTCGACGAGGCCACCGAGGTGCTGAGCCGACGCGCCGGCATCCCGCACGACCCGAAGCGGCCCCGCACCGCACGCGCGCTCGTGCTGGTGGTAATGGTGGGTATCATGGCGCTGATGATCACGCCCAAGGACCTGTTCGAGGCACCTCCACGCGTTGTGGCGAGTTGGACCGCGGACAGCCTGTGGCTCGGGCCCGACACCACCGGGCTCGACCGGCTCGATGACGATCATGAGGCGCTCGTGCGCTACGGCCGCGAGCTCATTCGCAACACAGCGCACTACTTCGGCCCGAAGGGCACCGTGGCACAGCTCACGAACGGCATGGACTGCGAGAACTGTCACCTCGATGCGGGAACGCGGCCGTGGGGCAACAACTACGGGGCGGTGTGGAGCACCTATCCCAAGTTCCGCGAGCGAAGCGGTTCGATGGAGTCCGTTGAGAAGCGCATCAACGATTGCTTCGAACGGAGCTTGAATGGAACGGCACTGGACAGCAACAGCCACGAGATGCGTGCGCTGGTGGCGTACATGGAATGGCTGGGCTCCGGCATCCAGAAGGACGTGAAGCCGAAAGGTGTCGGGCTTGTTGAACTGCCCGTCCTCGACCGTGCCGCCGACCCGGTGAAAGGTGAGGCCATTTACACAGCGAAGTGCGAGAGCTGCCACCAAAAGGATGGCGCAGGAATGAAAGCGGCGAGCGGTATCATCTACCAGTATCCGCCGCTCTGGGGCGAGCACAGCTACAACAGCGGCGCCGGGCTCTATCGCATCTCACGCTTCGCAGGCTATGTGAAGAACAACATGCCGCAGGGCGCAACATGGGAGAACCCGATGCTCACCGACGAGGAGGCTTGGGATGTGGCAGCCTACGTGAACAGCCAGCAACGGCCCGAGCACGACCTGTCGGGGGATTGGCCGAACATCGCTGGCAAACCGGTGGACTATCCCTTCGGGCCCTTCGCGGACAGCCTACCGGAAACGCAGCACAAATTCGGGCCCTTCGGTCCGATCGCGGAGATCAAAGCCGCAGCCAAGAAGAACAAACCATGAGCGATATCCAACACCCCGAAGGCTGCACGTGCGGCGCGCACGACGAAGCAGTGAACGCCGTGAGCCGTCGACAGATGCTCCGCTCGCTGGGCGCGCTGGGCGCAGGCTTGACGCTGGGGCCCACCCTCGCCATGGGCGCCTTGAGCGACCCGCAGCGCCGTCAAGAGCTTACCGGCAGTCGTGCGGTGGCGCATGGCATAGCGGATAAATTCACGCTGCTGTTCACGAGCGATATCCACGCGCAGCTCCACACCCACGACGAGTTCTTCCTGGAGAACGGTCAGGTCGTCTACAAGAAGCGCGGAGGCTATGGCGTGCTGAAGACCATGATCGACACGCTGCGCGCGGCGGACCCGGCGAACACGCTGGTGATCGACGGTGGCGACTGCTTCCAGGGCGGTGGCGTGGCGGCGATGAGCGAAGGCCGGGCCATCGTGCCGTTGATGAATCGGATCGGCTACGACCTCATCCTGCCCGGCAACTGGGAGGTGGTGTACGGCAAGGAGAACATGCTGAAGGACCTCGGCGGATACCGCGCAGCGAAGATCTGCGCGAACATGTACCACGAGAAGCTCGCCGACTATTGCGGCGACATGCAAGATCCCAACGCCGACCTCGCGGGCGAAATGATCTTCCAGCCCTACTGGACACGAATGATCGCTGGCATCAAGATCGGCTTCATCGGCTACAACGATCCGCTCACGCCCAAGCGTCAGTCACCGGCATACAGCTGTGGTATCAAATTCACCAAGCCGGAGACCAACGTAGCGAAGTACATCCGCATCCTGCGCGATTACGAGCAATGCGCCATGGTCTTCCTGGTCACCCACATGGGCCTGGCACAACAGGTGGACCTGGCGAACAAACCCGAGGTGGAAGGCGCGGACCTCATCCTCGGTGCCGACACGCACGAGCGCGTGCGCAAGCCCATCAACGCCAAGTACAGCAAGGTGGTGGAGCCCGGCGCCTTCGGCTCGTTCGTGGCGCGCCTGGATGTGGTGGTGGAGGACGGCAAGGTGAAGGACAGCCACTATGAACTGCTCGACGTGGACCCGGAGAAATACCCGGCGGACAAGGGCATGCTCGCGCTCGTGGACGAGGTGAGCGCACCGTACAAGGAGCAGCTCAGCAAGGTGGTGGGCAGCACGAAGAACACGCTGGTGCGCTACTACGTGATCGAGAATCCGATGGACAACCTGATCACGGATGCGCTGATGTGGAAGTTGGAGCCGGACATCGCCATCAGCAATGGCTTCCGCTTCTGCCCGCCGATCGTGGCCGATGGGAAGACCCCCACCCCAATCACCAACGACCACCTATGGAGCATGATACCCGTGGACAGCGAGGCCAAGTACGGCGAGGCGACCGGTCAGCAGCTATGGGACTGGCTGGAGCAGGAGCTGCACAATGTCTTCGCCAAGGATCCCGCGAAGCGCTTCGGCGGCTGGGTGGTGCGCTTCAAGGGGATGACGGCCAACTTCACCATGCACAACGAGAAGGGCAAGCGGGTGAACTGGATCAAGGTGGGCAGGAAGCCCATCGACCTGCAGAAGACCTACCTCATCGCCGCCTGCGAACGGGACGGCGACCCGGACGACACGCTCTGCCGCCTGGAGAAGGTGAAGAACCCGCGCCGTGCGAACGCAACGATGCACAACATCCTGCGCGATTACTTCGCCGCCTTCAGCCCCGTGGCCCCGAAGGTGGAGGGACGCATCACCGCGACGGATGCGCCGCCGACGCTCCTCAGCCAGCTGGAGGGCTACGCCTACGAGTTCCGCTGAGCGCCCGCCAGCGCCATCGCTGAACGCACATCCGGACAGAGCCGGCCTTCCGTCAGCAGGCCGGCATCGCGCAAGGAGTTCCGGACGTCCGGCAGCACATCCGTGAGCAGCACGTGCACATGGCGCCGTTCCATGGTCTCGATGATGTCCGCTAGACGGTGCAGCCCCGTGGCATCGATGAAGGGCACATGGCGCATGCGCAGGATCAGCACGCGGTGCTGATCGCCCACCTTGCGGATCGTCTCGGTGAAGGTCTGTGCCGCGCCGAAGAAGAGCGGGCCGTTGATCTCGTACATCACCACGTGCGCCGGCACCTTGCCGAACTCCGCCTCGAACAGCTTCTCACCGGCCGCGTCCGGCGCGCCCAGTTCGCTCAGCCGCGTGCTGTCGCTCATGCGCTTCATGAAGAGGAAAGCGGCGAGCACCAGGCCGATCTCGATGGCCACCACCAGGTCGACGAAAGCGGTGAGCAGGAAGGTGACGAGCAACACGGCCATGTCGTAGCGGCTGGTGCGGAACACGGCGATGAAGCTGTGCACCTCGGCCATGTTCCAGGCCACCACCACCAGGATGCCGGCCAGACAGGCCATGGGGATCAGCGCGGCCCATTGCCCGGCCACGAGCAGGATCAGCAACAGCACCACGGCGTGCACCATGCCCGCCATGGGTGTGCGCCCACCGTTCTTGATGTTGGTGGCCGTCCGGGCGATGGCGCCGGTGGCCGGTATGCCGCCGAAGAGCGCGGACACGACGTTCGCACCGCCCTGCGCCACCAGTTCCATGTTGCTGCGGTGCCGGCCACCGATGGAGCCATCCGCCACCACCGCGCTCAGAAGCGACTCGATACCGCCCAACAGCGCGATGGCCAGCGCGGGCCGCAGCAGCTCCTTGAAGGTGGCGAGTTCGACCCAAGCGAACTGTGGAGCGGGCAGGCCGGTGGGGATGCCGCCATACCGGGAACCGATGGTGTCCACGGGCAGGTGGAAGCCGGCCACCACCGCCGTGGCCAGCACGATGGCCACCAGTGGGCCGGGCACTGCCGGCAGGATCCGCGGCATCAGTAGCGTGATGGCGATGGTGCCTGCGCCCACCGCGAAGGTCAGCGGGTCGAAGGCCCCGGCATGCCGCACGTAGGTGCTCCACTTGTCCAGCAGGTCCGCCGGCACGTGGGCGATGCCCAGCCCCAGCAGGTCGTTGATCTGCGTGGAGAAGATGATGACCGCGATGCCGGTGGTGAAGCCAACGATGAGCGTGTGCGGGAAATAGCGCAGCAGGGCGCCAGCGCGCATCAGACCGAGCGCCACCAGCAGCACGCCGGCCATCAAGGTGGCGATGGTGAGCCCCTCCACACCGTGCTCCTGTACGATGCCGTACACGATCACGATGAACGCGCCGGTGGGTCCGCCGATCTGCACGCGGCTCCCACCGAACGCGCTGATGAAGAACCCGGCGACGATCGCCGTGATGAGCCCCTTCTCCGGCGCCACGCCCGAGGCGATGGCGAAGGCAATGGAGAGCGGCAGGGCCACGATGCCCACGATCACCCCGGCCAGGGCATCGCGCCGGAACTGCGGCATTGTGTAGCCCCTGCCCAGCACCGAGAAGGATTTCGGCACGAACTCCGACCGGTCCCGATCATGTTTCACAGCGGCGAAAGTACCCGCAGCACATGCGGACGTGTCGTTCCCCACAGGCGGGATGCGCACCGGCGGCGGTTGACGACGGTGCCACCGTCCGTGACATGGATCACCGACCGACCCGGCGCGCCCCGGACGCTGTTGAGCCAGTTGGAGGGGTACGACTACGAGTTCCAGTAGTTCGACGATCCCTGGCCCGCAGGGAGCGTATTTTCACGGCATGGGAAGCAGGCATCTCATCCTGACGACGACCATTCTCCTGCTGGGGGCATGCTCCTCAGCGGGTCCGACGATGCACGATGGGTCCCATCCACCAACGGAGGTGGATGCGCCGTCGGCCATGGTGCCATCGATCGTTCTCTTGGACGCGACGGCCCAGAGTTGGATAGCCGGAATGGAAGGCGGGGGAAGAGGTGTGAACTACCGATTCAAGGTGATGGTCAAAGGGGATGGCCCAGTGCGATTCACGGCGGCCCGGATCGGGGGGACCCTGCACCGTCTGGACACCTATGTGCTTCGTGGGCTTTTCGGAAGTACGGCCATTGAGGTCGCGGCCGGGGACACAGCGGAACTTTCCGCGGTCGAAAGCTCCAGAACCGGCAATGTTCCAGTTCACATGGATGCCACTTTGCATTGGAACTATGCTGATCGCTCGGATTCAGTCACTATCCCGGCCATTCGCGTCCTTCCTCCACAGCTACGTCCTTGAGCGGAGCCGTGCCCGCAAGGATCCTGATGACGCGATGTACCACTTCAATGAAGCCCTATCGCGCCAATTCGATCATGCGCAACATCCTGCCGTAGTGCGTCGCAAAGTTCAGCCCAGGCACACCGCAGGCGCTGTTGAGCCAGTTGGAGGGGTGCGATCATGAGTTCCGGTGATCGATAACCAGGATGGGTTCGATCCCTTGGAACCTCTTTGGAGCTCCAGGGGATCGAGCCATTCTGATCCGTGGGTCGGGTCACACCTGTAACGTCCCTGGTGCAGGAGGTCAAACCTCCAACTTCACCCCCGTCGCCGTGATGCTCAGCGGCGCATTGTTCAATCGTGCCTGGGGCTTGCCGTTCTCCAGCTTCAACACGCCCCGTGGGCACACGGACGCACAAAGGCCACAACCCACGCAACTTGCACGCACGATGTTCTCGCCGCGCTGCGCATAGCTGCGCACATCGATGCCCATCTCGCAGTAGGTACTGCAATTGCCACAGCTGATGCATTGGCCGCCGTTCGTGGTGATGGGGAAACGCGAGAAGAAGCGCCCCTGCAGGCCGTTGATCCGCGTGGAGAAGATGATGACCGCGATACCGGTGGTGAAGCCCACGATAAGCGTATGAGGGAAGTAGCGCAGCAGGGCTTCTGCGCGCACCAGACCGAGCACCACCAGGAGCAGGCCCGCCATCAAGGTGGCGATGGTGAGCCCCTCCACGCCGTGCTCCTGCACGATGCCGTACATGATGACGATGAACGCCCCGGTGGGCCCGCCGATCTGCACGCGGCTGCCCCTGAAGGCGCTGATGAAGAACCCGGCGACGATCGCCGTGATGAGCCCCTTCTCCGGCGCCACGCCCGAGGCGATGGCGAAAGCAATGGAGAACGGCAGGGCCACGATCCCCACGATCACCCCGGCCAGCGCATCACGCCGGAACTACGGCAACGTATAGCCCCTGCCCAGTACGGAGAAGGACTTGGGCACGAACTCCGCTCGGTCCCGTTCGTGCTTCACGGCGACCAAAGTACCGGAGCACAGCGTCGCACGGAGCGTCGCTCGCCCTGCCCTTGCGGACCTGTCCCGGTTGGCAACGACTCGGTCCGGTGACATCGATCACCGGCCTCATGCACAGGGAGCAGGACCTTTGCAGCATGAAACCGATCCTTCTGCTGCTCGCACTTCTGACGGGTCTCACTGCGGATGCGCAGGATCAGGTCCGTCAGCACCGCATTGTGATGCAATTGACCAGCGGGGACACCCTGGTGCACAAGAACCTGATGAAACAGTTCAAGAACATGCTGGAGGCGGCGCCCACGGCGCGGATCGAAGTGGTGTGCCACGGCCCCGGCATGGACATGCTGATGAGCGACCGCAGCGTTGCGCAGGGCAAGGTGAAGGAGTTCGCGGTGAAGGGCGTGGTCTTCCTAGCCTGCGACAACACCATCCGCGAGCGCCAGTTGGACCCCTCCAAGGTGATGACGGAGGCCGGTCATGTGAAGGCCGGCATCATCCACATCGTGGAGCGGCAGGAGGACGGCTGGAGCTACATCAAAGCCGGGTTCTAGCGCATATTCCGTTCTCGAACGGACCGGTCGTCGGGCGGCCTGGCCGCGCTTGCGCTGGCCTCTGCGCTCGTCCTGTCCTGGACCCTGGTCGCCCAGCATGGCGAGCAGGACATGCCCAGCAACGACAGCCTCCGGGGTACCGGTCACCTGTACGACATCATGAAACGCGGCGAGCTTGAAGGCCGATTCCGCCAGTACAACATGTTGACGGTGAACGACGGCACACCTTCGGACTATCACGCAGTCGCTTTCGGAGGCTCCCTGGGCTTCACCTCCCAGCGCTGGCACGGTGTGCGGTTCAAGCTGAGCGGCGGATACACCTTCGACCTGGCCACGAGCGACCTCACGGAACCCGATCCGGTGACCGGTGCTGCCAACCGGTATGAGATCGGCCTCTACGATGTGAACGATCCCCGGCACACGAACGACCTGGCCTACGTCCATGAGTTCCAGCTCGACTGGATGGCGCGCCACCAACGCACGCACGTCACTGTCGGCAAGCAGGAGCTCAACACCCCCTTTCTGAACCCGCAGGACGGACGCATGCACCCCAGCCTGCCCGAGGGCCTCTGGGCGGAGCACCGGACCACGCGTGGTACCGCGTTCCAAGGTGGTTGGATCTACCGGGTGGCCCCGCGCGGGGCCAGCGAGTGGTATGCGGTGGAGGAGAGCATGTCCGCCTTCCCGGCAGGTCGGAACATCCACGGGGAGGGCGCACAATATGGTGAGCACCTTCGCTGCGCAGGGATCCTCGCGGCCAGCTTCGGACAGCACCTGGATCGCAGCTGGCGGGTCACGCTGTGGGACCTGTACACGGAGAACGTGTTCAACAGCGCCTTGGCGCAGGTGGACGTGGGAGGCCATGAGCATGGGTGGAGCGCATCGGCGATGGCCATCCGGTAGGACGCGGCACCACAACGCGGGGGACTTGCGGATACCCTGCTCCACATGCCCGCCAGCGAAGGTTCATGGGCGTTCAGCGCTCGGATCCGGCATGTCCCCGGCCGTTCCCGCTGGCAGCTCAACTACACGTGCATCACGGCCCACGGCCGCTACCTGATGCCGCGCGAATGGGGGCGCGATCCCTTCTTCACCTTCCTGCCACGCGAGCGGAACGAGGGAGCGGGTGACGTGCATGCCGCCACGCTGAACCTCATCTGGCGCACCGACGGCGGTTGGCGCATCCAGGTGGACGGGGGATGGTACAGCCTGCCCGCGTTGGCCGATGTCCGACTGAACGAATACGCGATGCCTTCCTACACCCAGTTCGATGTGAACGCCCAGTACAGGTTCAACGGCGGGTGGAAGGGCCTCGCCGTGCCACTGCTGGCCCTGGTCAAACTACCTGTGGATGAGGACCTCACCGAGAAGGTGGCCATCAACAAGGTGGACATGCTGCACGCCGACCTGATCATCAACTACGTGTTCTGACCGGCCGTCGGTGACGGTGGTCACCGGTGAGGCGGCAAGGCCACGCGGAACTTTGCGGCAGAACGGAACGACATGGGTATCCTGGACATGATCAAGAGCGCTTTGGGCGGTGGACCGAAGGTCGACCTCGGTGCTCTACTGCGATCCGGCGCGGTGGTGCTGGATGTCCGTAGCAAGGAGGAGTTCGCCGCCGGACATGTGAAGGGGGCGAAGCACATCCCGCTGGACCGGTTGGGCTCCCACGTGGCGAAACTGGACCGCTCCAAGCCCATCATCACCTGCTGTCGCAGCGGCATGCGCAGCCGTGCGGCCGCCGACCTGCTGCGCCGCCAGGGATTCGACGCCCACAATGGTGGGTCATGGACCAGCGTACGTGCGCTCAAGGCCCGATGAACCGCCTGTCCTTCCCGCTCCTCCGCTGGCTGAACGGCG
Proteins encoded in this region:
- a CDS encoding MBL fold metallo-hydrolase, encoding MKIEQIYTGCLAQGAYYIESDGEAAIIDPLRETTPYLERAVARNAKIKYVLETHFHADFVSGHLDLSKRTGAPIVYGPNARPAFDAHIATDGEELKLGKVTIKVLHTPGHTMESTCYLLIDENGKPHSIYTGDTLFIGDVGRPDLAQKAGSITQEDLAGYLYDSLHNKIMPLPDDVIVYPAHGAGSACGKNMSKETFDTLGNQKTNNYALKAATKEQFIKEVTEGLLPPPAYFPQNVAMNKGVIESVDTVKEKGLRALTPDQFELVDETEDALVLDTRGAEDFKDGFIPRSINIGIKGDFAPWVGSMIPDVKHPLLLVTDEGMEDEVVTRLARVGYDNVRGYLKGGIAAWRSLGKELDAIDRIDAEDFAKRFKAGKIRVIDVRKDGEYTAEHVDGAWHASLQFINQNLAAFSKEETNYVHCAGGYRSMIAASLLKSRGYHNIVEVRGGFNAIKKTDVKVTDHVCPSTLLK
- a CDS encoding YeeE/YedE family protein, with the protein product MLESLKHPWPWYVAGILIGLTVPYLLLVGNKTFGISSSLRHLCAACIPGDVKFFKYDWKKEAWNLFFVGGIALGAFIGATLLADPAPVQLAAPTAEYLASKGITDTSRLMPPEIFSWSGLFSLRGLVFFVIGGFMVGFGTRYAGGCTSGHAIMGLSSLQWPSLVATIMFMVGGIAMTWSILPHLLTL
- a CDS encoding YeeE/YedE family protein; its protein translation is MQRSPAELKDLQNRELDAICVNESVLKHPWWYNLKYSAWGILFGIVFVKAEIISWFRIQEMFRFESFHMYGVIGTAVMVGLISLLIIKRTKARTIYGEEIHIPNKEFSKGQIHGGLIFGMGWAITGACPGPLFAQVGAGFGVVIVTFLSAVAGTYVYGAVRDKLPH
- a CDS encoding c-type cytochrome; the encoded protein is MVGIMALMITPKDLFEAPPRVVASWTADSLWLGPDTTGLDRLDDDHEALVRYGRELIRNTAHYFGPKGTVAQLTNGMDCENCHLDAGTRPWGNNYGAVWSTYPKFRERSGSMESVEKRINDCFERSLNGTALDSNSHEMRALVAYMEWLGSGIQKDVKPKGVGLVELPVLDRAADPVKGEAIYTAKCESCHQKDGAGMKAASGIIYQYPPLWGEHSYNSGAGLYRISRFAGYVKNNMPQGATWENPMLTDEEAWDVAAYVNSQQRPEHDLSGDWPNIAGKPVDYPFGPFADSLPETQHKFGPFGPIAEIKAAAKKNKP
- a CDS encoding bifunctional metallophosphatase/5'-nucleotidase; this translates as MSDIQHPEGCTCGAHDEAVNAVSRRQMLRSLGALGAGLTLGPTLAMGALSDPQRRQELTGSRAVAHGIADKFTLLFTSDIHAQLHTHDEFFLENGQVVYKKRGGYGVLKTMIDTLRAADPANTLVIDGGDCFQGGGVAAMSEGRAIVPLMNRIGYDLILPGNWEVVYGKENMLKDLGGYRAAKICANMYHEKLADYCGDMQDPNADLAGEMIFQPYWTRMIAGIKIGFIGYNDPLTPKRQSPAYSCGIKFTKPETNVAKYIRILRDYEQCAMVFLVTHMGLAQQVDLANKPEVEGADLILGADTHERVRKPINAKYSKVVEPGAFGSFVARLDVVVEDGKVKDSHYELLDVDPEKYPADKGMLALVDEVSAPYKEQLSKVVGSTKNTLVRYYVIENPMDNLITDALMWKLEPDIAISNGFRFCPPIVADGKTPTPITNDHLWSMIPVDSEAKYGEATGQQLWDWLEQELHNVFAKDPAKRFGGWVVRFKGMTANFTMHNEKGKRVNWIKVGRKPIDLQKTYLIAACERDGDPDDTLCRLEKVKNPRRANATMHNILRDYFAAFSPVAPKVEGRITATDAPPTLLSQLEGYAYEFR
- a CDS encoding STAS domain-containing protein, which codes for MPQFRRDALAGVIVGIVALPLSIAFAIASGVAPEKGLITAIVAGFFISAFGGSRVQIGGPTGAFIVIVYGIVQEHGVEGLTIATLMAGVLLVALGLMRAGALLRYFPHTLIVGFTTGIAVIIFSTQINDLLGLGIAHVPADLLDKWSTYVRHAGAFDPLTFAVGAGTIAITLLMPRILPAVPGPLVAIVLATAVVAGFHLPVDTIGSRYGGIPTGLPAPQFAWVELATFKELLRPALAIALLGGIESLLSAVVADGSIGGRHRSNMELVAQGGANVVSALFGGIPATGAIARTATNIKNGGRTPMAGMVHAVVLLLILLVAGQWAALIPMACLAGILVVVAWNMAEVHSFIAVFRTSRYDMAVLLVTFLLTAFVDLVVAIEIGLVLAAFLFMKRMSDSTRLSELGAPDAAGEKLFEAEFGKVPAHVVMYEINGPLFFGAAQTFTETIRKVGDQHRVLILRMRHVPFIDATGLHRLADIIETMERRHVHVLLTDVLPDVRNSLRDAGLLTEGRLCPDVRSAMALAGAQRNS
- a CDS encoding DsrE family protein, with product MKPILLLLALLTGLTADAQDQVRQHRIVMQLTSGDTLVHKNLMKQFKNMLEAAPTARIEVVCHGPGMDMLMSDRSVAQGKVKEFAVKGVVFLACDNTIRERQLDPSKVMTEAGHVKAGIIHIVERQEDGWSYIKAGF
- a CDS encoding outer membrane porin, OprD family — encoded protein: MPSNDSLRGTGHLYDIMKRGELEGRFRQYNMLTVNDGTPSDYHAVAFGGSLGFTSQRWHGVRFKLSGGYTFDLATSDLTEPDPVTGAANRYEIGLYDVNDPRHTNDLAYVHEFQLDWMARHQRTHVTVGKQELNTPFLNPQDGRMHPSLPEGLWAEHRTTRGTAFQGGWIYRVAPRGASEWYAVEESMSAFPAGRNIHGEGAQYGEHLRCAGILAASFGQHLDRSWRVTLWDLYTENVFNSALAQVDVGGHEHGWSASAMAIR
- a CDS encoding rhodanese-like domain-containing protein, yielding MLDMIKSALGGGPKVDLGALLRSGAVVLDVRSKEEFAAGHVKGAKHIPLDRLGSHVAKLDRSKPIITCCRSGMRSRAAADLLRRQGFDAHNGGSWTSVRALKAR